In a single window of the Terriglobus roseus genome:
- a CDS encoding ABC transporter ATP-binding protein — protein sequence MGSFGPSMSGGHSARGVERASRNPSRSISAELTQKKPKPPLKRVWPEVMKLVKPRLPLLGGSLLVLILNRACGLVLPASTKYLIDDVMRQHHAEMLPRIVGLVVTATILQGVTTFALTQMLSKAGQRLITEMRTKVQAHIGRLPVAYYDANRSGTLVARIMSDVEGVRNIIGTGLVDFLGGLMTAIFAFIYLIRLSTQMTLLTFGVLILFGGVMARAFKTIRPIFRARAIINAEVTGRLTESLGGVRVVKGYHAEDSEAQVFAEGAQRLLKNVISTLTAQSIMALSSTAVMGIVGALVMYLGARQVLAGQLSTGGYVTYTMFLAFMIAPLMSLVNIGTQITEALAGLDRTAEILNEREEDAYPNRKVVLPAIAGDVVFNNVVFEYDPGKPVLHGVSFEARPDTVTALVGSSGSGKSTIISLVCAFHDATSGKVLVDGIDLSTVQLASYRSQLGVVLQETFLFDGTVRDNVVFSRPDATEAQFLEACRIARVDEFAERFELGYNTIVGERGVKLSGGQRQRLSIARAILADPRILILDEATSSLDSESEAMIQQGLNHLMTGRTTFVIAHRLSTIRNADQILVIEGGNIVERGTHSVLFALRGRYRELYDRQHGLESNLFLAPGEGDKLVEPAAV from the coding sequence ATGGGATCGTTCGGACCCTCAATGTCGGGCGGTCATTCGGCCCGCGGCGTGGAACGCGCATCGCGTAATCCATCGCGTTCTATCTCAGCAGAGCTCACACAGAAGAAGCCAAAGCCCCCGCTGAAGCGGGTGTGGCCCGAGGTCATGAAGCTGGTGAAGCCGCGTCTGCCGCTACTGGGCGGCAGTCTGCTGGTGCTGATTCTCAACCGTGCCTGTGGCCTCGTCCTGCCGGCTTCCACGAAGTACCTGATCGACGACGTCATGCGACAGCACCACGCCGAGATGCTGCCACGCATTGTTGGTCTGGTCGTCACGGCGACGATCCTGCAGGGTGTGACCACCTTTGCGCTCACTCAGATGTTGTCGAAAGCCGGCCAACGCCTCATCACGGAGATGCGTACGAAGGTGCAGGCCCACATCGGCCGCCTGCCCGTCGCGTACTACGATGCCAACCGCTCCGGAACGCTGGTGGCTCGCATCATGTCTGACGTAGAGGGCGTACGCAACATCATTGGCACGGGGCTCGTCGACTTCCTCGGTGGCTTGATGACAGCGATCTTCGCGTTCATCTACCTGATCCGTCTCTCAACGCAGATGACGCTGCTGACCTTTGGCGTCCTGATTTTGTTCGGTGGCGTGATGGCTCGCGCCTTCAAGACCATCCGTCCCATCTTTCGTGCGCGCGCCATCATCAATGCAGAGGTGACGGGCCGTCTCACGGAATCGCTAGGTGGCGTTCGCGTTGTGAAGGGCTACCACGCCGAGGATAGCGAGGCGCAGGTCTTCGCTGAGGGTGCGCAGCGGTTGCTGAAGAATGTGATCAGCACGCTGACGGCGCAGTCGATCATGGCACTCTCATCCACTGCGGTGATGGGAATCGTTGGAGCTCTCGTGATGTACCTGGGTGCTCGACAGGTGCTTGCCGGTCAACTGTCCACGGGTGGCTATGTCACTTACACCATGTTCCTCGCGTTCATGATCGCGCCGCTGATGAGCCTGGTGAATATCGGCACGCAGATTACAGAGGCGCTCGCAGGCCTGGACCGCACAGCAGAGATTCTGAACGAGCGCGAAGAAGATGCCTATCCGAATCGTAAGGTCGTTCTGCCTGCCATCGCGGGTGATGTTGTCTTCAACAACGTTGTGTTCGAATACGACCCTGGCAAGCCGGTCCTTCATGGCGTGAGCTTTGAAGCGAGGCCGGACACGGTCACTGCGCTGGTCGGTTCGTCCGGATCGGGTAAGTCGACGATCATCTCGCTCGTCTGCGCCTTCCACGATGCAACCTCAGGCAAGGTGCTGGTAGACGGCATCGACCTTTCTACCGTGCAGCTCGCTTCGTACCGATCGCAGCTTGGTGTGGTGCTGCAGGAGACGTTCCTCTTCGACGGGACCGTGCGTGACAACGTGGTCTTCTCGCGACCGGATGCCACGGAGGCCCAGTTCCTCGAGGCGTGCCGCATCGCACGTGTGGACGAGTTTGCGGAGCGGTTTGAGCTTGGTTACAACACGATCGTGGGCGAGCGCGGTGTGAAGCTCTCCGGAGGCCAGCGTCAGCGGTTATCCATCGCACGCGCCATCCTTGCCGATCCGCGTATTCTGATCCTCGACGAAGCAACAAGCTCGCTCGATTCAGAAAGCGAAGCGATGATTCAACAGGGGCTCAACCACCTGATGACAGGACGAACCACATTCGTGATCGCGCATCGTCTCAGCACGATTCGCAACGCCGATCAGATCCTGGTGATCGAAGGTGGCAACATCGTGGAGCGTGGCACGCATAGTGTGCTCTTCGCTTTACGTGGACGCTACCGTGAGCTGTATGACCGCCAGCACGGCCTGGAAAGCAACCTGTTTCTCGCGCCGGGCGAGGGGGACAAACTGGTGGAGCCGGCGGCTGTTTAG
- a CDS encoding SCO family protein, producing the protein MSRNVQRCCAAVVLCFCGLIAGCRKSTEVLPKTTKQFSVKGKIIATDPEHAEITLQHDAIPGLMEAMTMPYKVARKEIVNELHPGDVIRARLLADQTSDGDFTGAKLDEIAVIAQAKPDFKPTSNYHAPNVGDVLPDFTLIDQDGKPIHTAKFKGKTLLITFIYTRCPLDDFCPKMSRNFAAISKSLAGDRALYDGTHMLSISFDPAYDKPSVLRAYGKSYTGDGGFAHWQFAAPTAAALPEVEKYFNVGVTPEGNGSLTHSLSTLLIDPAGKVAAWYPGSEWTPEEVVAKIRSVPRS; encoded by the coding sequence ATGAGCCGTAACGTACAAAGGTGCTGCGCCGCTGTCGTGCTCTGCTTCTGCGGACTGATCGCCGGATGCCGCAAGTCGACTGAGGTGCTCCCAAAAACGACGAAGCAGTTCTCCGTCAAAGGCAAAATCATCGCCACCGATCCGGAGCATGCGGAGATCACCCTGCAGCACGATGCGATCCCCGGCCTGATGGAAGCCATGACCATGCCCTACAAGGTCGCGCGCAAGGAGATCGTCAATGAGTTGCACCCCGGCGATGTGATCCGCGCGCGCCTTCTGGCCGACCAAACGAGCGATGGCGATTTCACGGGTGCCAAGCTGGATGAGATCGCAGTCATCGCGCAGGCCAAGCCGGATTTCAAGCCGACCAGTAACTATCACGCTCCCAACGTTGGCGACGTGCTGCCGGACTTTACTCTGATCGATCAGGATGGCAAGCCCATTCATACGGCAAAGTTCAAGGGCAAGACGTTGCTCATCACCTTCATCTACACGCGCTGCCCGCTCGACGACTTCTGCCCAAAGATGAGCCGCAATTTCGCAGCGATCTCCAAGTCGCTGGCAGGAGATCGCGCACTGTATGACGGCACGCACATGCTGTCGATTTCGTTTGATCCTGCCTATGACAAGCCCTCTGTCCTGCGCGCTTACGGCAAGTCCTACACGGGTGATGGCGGGTTTGCGCACTGGCAGTTTGCCGCGCCAACGGCTGCAGCGCTCCCGGAAGTAGAGAAGTACTTCAACGTGGGCGTGACGCCGGAAGGCAACGGCTCCCTGACACATTCGTTGTCGACTCTGCTGATCGATCCGGCTGGCAAGGTGGCGGCCTGGTATCCCGGCAGTGAATGGACACCGGAAGAAGTGGTCGCGAAGATTCGATCCGTGCCCCGCAGCTGA
- a CDS encoding PD-(D/E)XK nuclease family protein, with protein sequence MSDRPATQPESAGSDHLSVRVDAALKRGAVVLTPNLRTARRLSAHFDDARRAEGTLAWQPANVLSWTAWTASLWQSALIAGSETRVLLNDLQERAVWQRVLQQDAAQSLRPLTSQAKLCSAALRLLGAFDIEDRFGRMNLQADLSDAATFAGWYRQFSNLCSDEGLLPNSYLDIEIAGLLRNRRATVVAEYLLYGFDRLTPAQRAVADSLQQVGASLQHVEPAREQMTSPTLLACGSPDDELRACSAWAREALTGGKRVAIIAPDLETARPELERALRSAVAPALADVTAPIHSAPYEFSTGRPLSQVGMVADALRLLRWCAGSIAIPDAGAILCSPYLSMAPTPERGAELDASVLREASATLLRAQVSLAEATAILARSDAGTATALRGVASAARTLEDSRNSYAFFADESRKLLQRAGWPGRQERSSTEYQAVDRWEEALDRLSTLDLLGARTTFAAFLDDLTDILRETLFAPENRGAPIQVMSVTEAAGSTADVLWFLHADDATWPPRRAMHPLLPSALQRALGMPGSETDRDENEAREATMRCVRSSATTIFSYAASGPEGHRRPSPFVEAMPGIVFESAAVNEAVATPALVKPVEDLISLPSLPDGVAAGGVSVLTAQAQCGFRAFAQGRLFVRELETLDAGLSARDRGEQVHTALQAFWETVKTQAELLRISKVDTNGARERDTLLQVCIEKAFANTPANQWDEAYLQVQRERLFKLLSSWLDVECQRPPFVVLHTELQVPGAQVGPLRMDMRVDRIDRVGSEEEGTAASVLIDYKTGVAERKDWIGERLEAPQLPVYAIAGGIDDVRGIAFGSVRVQKDGMKFDEMAERAGMIGPATRTKRDLPFDERMEEWRRDLQRLAEAYANGEAAVDPKDHLITCKHCAARPICRLDLTQLEPDDDLTEEEDEAPAW encoded by the coding sequence ATGTCCGACCGCCCCGCAACCCAACCTGAATCGGCTGGCTCGGACCATCTTTCCGTGCGCGTGGACGCTGCCTTGAAGCGCGGCGCCGTCGTTCTGACGCCGAATCTACGCACCGCTCGTCGCCTTTCAGCACACTTCGACGATGCGCGGCGTGCTGAAGGCACGTTAGCCTGGCAACCGGCCAACGTGTTGTCCTGGACGGCGTGGACCGCATCGTTATGGCAGTCGGCTTTGATCGCCGGGTCAGAAACGCGCGTGCTGCTCAACGACCTGCAGGAGCGCGCTGTATGGCAGCGTGTTCTCCAGCAAGATGCGGCGCAGAGCCTTCGCCCACTGACCTCGCAGGCAAAGCTATGCTCCGCGGCGCTGCGGCTCTTAGGCGCATTCGATATCGAAGATCGCTTCGGCCGGATGAACCTGCAGGCTGATCTGTCCGATGCCGCGACGTTCGCCGGTTGGTACAGGCAATTCAGCAACCTGTGCAGCGACGAAGGTCTGCTTCCGAACTCATATCTGGACATCGAGATTGCAGGCCTGCTGCGCAACCGAAGAGCGACCGTCGTCGCGGAGTACCTTCTTTACGGCTTCGATCGTTTGACACCCGCGCAGCGCGCCGTGGCCGATTCCCTGCAACAGGTCGGAGCATCGCTGCAACACGTAGAGCCGGCGCGCGAACAAATGACTTCACCGACGCTGCTGGCCTGCGGCAGTCCAGACGACGAGTTGCGCGCGTGCAGCGCGTGGGCTCGCGAAGCACTTACGGGCGGCAAGCGTGTAGCGATTATTGCGCCAGACCTGGAAACTGCGCGGCCTGAGTTGGAACGCGCGCTGCGGTCCGCCGTCGCGCCGGCGCTCGCCGATGTCACCGCACCGATCCACTCCGCGCCCTACGAGTTCTCAACCGGGCGGCCGCTCTCACAGGTCGGCATGGTGGCCGATGCTCTGCGGCTGCTGCGGTGGTGTGCAGGATCGATCGCTATTCCCGATGCAGGCGCAATCCTGTGCAGTCCTTACCTGTCGATGGCGCCCACGCCGGAACGCGGTGCGGAGCTGGATGCCTCTGTTTTGCGTGAAGCCTCCGCTACTCTCTTGCGCGCGCAGGTATCGCTTGCTGAAGCAACAGCCATCCTCGCGAGGAGCGATGCAGGCACTGCCACAGCTCTACGCGGCGTCGCATCGGCAGCGCGCACGCTCGAAGACTCGCGTAACTCGTATGCTTTCTTCGCGGATGAGAGCCGCAAACTGCTGCAACGCGCTGGATGGCCGGGCCGGCAGGAGCGGTCGAGCACGGAATACCAGGCCGTAGACCGATGGGAAGAGGCGCTGGATCGTCTCTCAACGCTGGACCTCCTGGGTGCAAGAACGACCTTTGCTGCCTTTCTCGACGACCTTACGGACATCCTACGAGAGACGCTCTTCGCTCCGGAAAACAGGGGCGCTCCCATCCAGGTGATGAGCGTCACTGAAGCCGCGGGCAGTACTGCCGACGTGCTCTGGTTCCTGCATGCGGACGACGCCACCTGGCCACCCCGACGCGCAATGCATCCCCTGCTGCCTTCCGCACTGCAGCGTGCACTCGGCATGCCCGGCAGCGAAACTGACCGCGACGAGAACGAAGCGCGCGAGGCAACAATGCGTTGCGTGCGTTCGTCCGCGACGACAATTTTCAGCTATGCAGCGAGCGGTCCTGAGGGCCACCGCAGACCGTCACCATTCGTCGAAGCGATGCCCGGCATTGTCTTCGAGTCCGCCGCGGTGAACGAAGCGGTCGCGACTCCCGCACTGGTTAAGCCGGTAGAAGACTTGATCTCCCTGCCTTCACTGCCGGACGGTGTGGCAGCGGGCGGTGTCAGCGTCCTTACAGCGCAGGCGCAGTGCGGCTTTCGCGCATTCGCTCAAGGTCGTCTCTTCGTGCGAGAACTGGAAACGCTTGACGCGGGTCTTTCCGCGCGTGACCGCGGCGAGCAGGTTCATACCGCACTACAGGCATTCTGGGAGACGGTGAAGACGCAGGCCGAGCTGTTGCGAATCAGCAAGGTTGATACGAACGGTGCACGAGAGCGGGATACGCTTTTGCAAGTCTGCATCGAGAAGGCCTTCGCTAACACGCCCGCAAATCAATGGGACGAGGCCTATCTCCAGGTGCAGCGCGAGCGGCTTTTCAAGCTGCTCTCCTCTTGGCTCGATGTGGAATGCCAACGTCCTCCCTTCGTCGTGCTGCACACGGAACTCCAGGTTCCCGGCGCCCAGGTCGGTCCGTTGCGTATGGACATGCGCGTGGATCGCATCGATCGCGTTGGCAGCGAAGAGGAGGGAACAGCGGCAAGCGTCCTGATCGACTACAAGACTGGAGTCGCCGAGCGAAAGGATTGGATCGGCGAACGACTCGAAGCGCCACAACTTCCCGTCTACGCCATCGCTGGCGGCATCGACGATGTGCGCGGCATCGCCTTTGGCAGCGTTCGTGTTCAGAAGGACGGCATGAAGTTCGACGAGATGGCCGAACGTGCCGGCATGATCGGACCCGCGACCAGAACGAAGCGCGATCTACCCTTCGATGAACGCATGGAGGAATGGCGGCGAGATCTGCAGCGGCTGGCGGAGGCGTATGCCAATGGCGAAGCTGCCGTCGATCCCAAGGACCACCTGATCACCTGCAAGCACTGTGCGGCCCGCCCTATCTGCCGGCTCGACCTGACGCAACTGGAACCCGACGACGACCTGACGGAAGAGGAAGATGAGGCCCCCGCGTGGTAA
- a CDS encoding MFS transporter has protein sequence MNHQSGERTAAPAPTPAEITAGASPHLALLHLCMLLAGFGTVFLGPTLPVLAASAHATDSGSGLFFTAQFVGAFFGGVTTSSRLWFSLIRGSAAATLGFALLGACALSHASLPWDAAALLPLGFGVGQMLTAVNLLASQRFASHRGSALSLVNLSWSLGAVCAPFLLGSLLPHVRLGMLLGSAATLFFSACIAAMVNAKGFGPARVAKGAGTSGRGLSGIAFAYFGFLLLLYGGVETSIGGWITTFGTRYGSGALQTSALGESALWIGITSGRALAPLLLRLMRERTLLIGSLLTATALTAMLSRAHGGSTITVIAGLLGIALAPWFPLVLSSMLGEGAAAHEVGTIIAVSGIGAATLPLLLGTVSRASGSLRTALLVPLCGLLLLFALSFRRGQPASAGEIQQA, from the coding sequence ATGAATCATCAGTCCGGCGAGCGCACAGCAGCGCCCGCCCCGACGCCAGCCGAAATCACGGCCGGTGCATCCCCCCACCTTGCACTTCTTCATCTCTGCATGCTGCTTGCCGGTTTCGGCACAGTGTTCCTGGGGCCAACCCTGCCCGTGCTGGCCGCAAGCGCGCATGCCACTGACAGCGGCAGCGGGCTTTTCTTCACCGCACAATTCGTGGGGGCCTTCTTCGGGGGTGTCACCACTTCCAGCCGCCTGTGGTTCTCGTTGATCCGGGGATCGGCCGCCGCGACCCTTGGCTTTGCTCTGCTGGGCGCATGCGCGCTGTCGCACGCTTCCCTGCCCTGGGACGCGGCGGCGCTGCTGCCGCTGGGGTTTGGCGTTGGACAGATGCTCACCGCGGTCAACTTGCTGGCTTCCCAGCGCTTCGCCAGCCACCGGGGATCGGCCCTGTCCCTGGTCAATCTGAGCTGGAGCCTGGGTGCGGTATGCGCTCCCTTCCTGCTCGGCAGCCTGCTGCCACATGTTCGACTGGGTATGCTGTTGGGCTCTGCCGCGACCCTCTTTTTCTCCGCCTGCATCGCGGCCATGGTGAACGCAAAAGGCTTCGGTCCAGCGCGTGTGGCGAAAGGCGCTGGGACCTCAGGGCGCGGTTTGTCTGGAATCGCCTTTGCTTACTTCGGCTTCCTCCTTCTGCTGTACGGCGGCGTGGAGACATCCATCGGTGGATGGATTACCACCTTCGGCACGCGGTACGGATCGGGTGCGCTGCAGACCAGCGCCCTCGGCGAGTCCGCCCTCTGGATTGGCATCACGTCAGGCCGCGCGCTGGCGCCACTGCTGCTGAGACTGATGCGCGAGCGGACTTTGCTGATCGGATCTTTGCTCACCGCCACAGCACTTACCGCGATGCTGAGCCGCGCCCATGGGGGCTCAACCATCACTGTGATCGCTGGGCTGCTGGGCATCGCACTGGCGCCGTGGTTCCCTCTGGTCCTCTCATCCATGCTGGGAGAAGGCGCAGCCGCTCATGAGGTTGGGACCATCATCGCTGTGTCTGGTATCGGCGCGGCGACGCTGCCGCTGCTGCTGGGAACCGTCTCGCGCGCTTCTGGTTCCCTGCGAACGGCCCTGCTGGTCCCCCTGTGCGGTCTACTGTTGCTCTTCGCACTGAGCTTTCGCCGCGGCCAGCCCGCAAGTGCAGGTGAGATCCAGCAGGCTTGA